A section of the Papio anubis isolate 15944 chromosome 2, Panubis1.0, whole genome shotgun sequence genome encodes:
- the VHL gene encoding von Hippel-Lindau disease tumor suppressor isoform X1 gives MPRRAENWDEAEAGAEEAGAEEAGAEEYGPEEGGREESGAEESGPEESGPEELGAEEEMEAGRPLPVLRSVNSREPSQVIFCNRSPRVVLPLWLNFDGEPQPYPTLPPGTGRRIHSYRGHLWLFRDAGTHDGLLVNQTELFVPSLNVDGQPIFANITLPVYTLKERCLQVVRSLVTPENYRRLDIVRSLYEDLEDHPNVQKDLERLTQEHIANQRMGD, from the exons ATGCCCCGGAGGGCGGAGAACTGGGACGAAGCCGAGGCAGGCGCGGAGGAGGCAGGCGCCGAGGAGGCAGGCGCCGAAGAGTACGGCCCTGAAGAGGGCGGCCGGGAGGAGTCGGGCGCCGAGGAGTCCGGCCCGGAAGAGTCCGGTCCGGAGGAACTGGGCGCCgaggaggagatggaggcagggCGGCCGCTGCCCGTGCTGCGCTCGGTGAACTCGCGCGAGCCCTCCCAGGTCATCTTCTGCAACCGCAGCCCGCGCGTCGTGCTGCCCCTATGGCTCAACTTCGACGGCGAGCCGCAGCCCTACCCAACGCTGCCGCCTGGCACGGGCCGCCGCATCCACAGCTACCGAG GTCACCTTTGGCTCTTCAGAGATGCAGGGACACACGATGGGCTTCTGGTTAACCAAACTGAATTATTTGTGCCATCTCTCAATGTTGACGGACAGCCTATTTTTGCCAATATCACACTGCCAG TGTATACTCTGAAAGAACGATGCCTCCAGGTTGTCCGGAGCCTAGTCACGCCTGAGAATTACAGGAGACTGGACATTGTCAGGTCGCTCTACGAAGATCTGGAAGACCACCCAAATGTGCAGAAAGACCTGGAGCGGCTGACGCAGGAGCACATTGCAAATCAACGGATGGGAGATTGA
- the VHL gene encoding von Hippel-Lindau disease tumor suppressor isoform X3, with the protein MPRRAENWDEAEAGAEEAGAEEAGAEEYGPEEGGREESGAEESGPEESGPEELGAEEEMEAGRPLPVLRSVNSREPSQVIFCNRSPRVVLPLWLNFDGEPQPYPTLPPGTGRRIHSYRVYTLKERCLQVVRSLVTPENYRRLDIVRSLYEDLEDHPNVQKDLERLTQEHIANQRMGD; encoded by the exons ATGCCCCGGAGGGCGGAGAACTGGGACGAAGCCGAGGCAGGCGCGGAGGAGGCAGGCGCCGAGGAGGCAGGCGCCGAAGAGTACGGCCCTGAAGAGGGCGGCCGGGAGGAGTCGGGCGCCGAGGAGTCCGGCCCGGAAGAGTCCGGTCCGGAGGAACTGGGCGCCgaggaggagatggaggcagggCGGCCGCTGCCCGTGCTGCGCTCGGTGAACTCGCGCGAGCCCTCCCAGGTCATCTTCTGCAACCGCAGCCCGCGCGTCGTGCTGCCCCTATGGCTCAACTTCGACGGCGAGCCGCAGCCCTACCCAACGCTGCCGCCTGGCACGGGCCGCCGCATCCACAGCTACCGAG TGTATACTCTGAAAGAACGATGCCTCCAGGTTGTCCGGAGCCTAGTCACGCCTGAGAATTACAGGAGACTGGACATTGTCAGGTCGCTCTACGAAGATCTGGAAGACCACCCAAATGTGCAGAAAGACCTGGAGCGGCTGACGCAGGAGCACATTGCAAATCAACGGATGGGAGATTGA
- the VHL gene encoding von Hippel-Lindau disease tumor suppressor isoform X2, whose translation MPRRAENWDEAEAGAEEAGAEEAGAEEYGPEEGGREESGAEESGPEESGPEELGAEEEMEAGRPLPVLRSVNSREPSQVIFCNRSPRVVLPLWLNFDGEPQPYPTLPPGTGRRIHSYRGHLWLFRDAGTHDGLLVNQTELFVPSLNVDGQPIFANITLPDGISLCWPGWSTVAQSWLTATSAYWCIL comes from the exons ATGCCCCGGAGGGCGGAGAACTGGGACGAAGCCGAGGCAGGCGCGGAGGAGGCAGGCGCCGAGGAGGCAGGCGCCGAAGAGTACGGCCCTGAAGAGGGCGGCCGGGAGGAGTCGGGCGCCGAGGAGTCCGGCCCGGAAGAGTCCGGTCCGGAGGAACTGGGCGCCgaggaggagatggaggcagggCGGCCGCTGCCCGTGCTGCGCTCGGTGAACTCGCGCGAGCCCTCCCAGGTCATCTTCTGCAACCGCAGCCCGCGCGTCGTGCTGCCCCTATGGCTCAACTTCGACGGCGAGCCGCAGCCCTACCCAACGCTGCCGCCTGGCACGGGCCGCCGCATCCACAGCTACCGAG GTCACCTTTGGCTCTTCAGAGATGCAGGGACACACGATGGGCTTCTGGTTAACCAAACTGAATTATTTGTGCCATCTCTCAATGTTGACGGACAGCCTATTTTTGCCAATATCACACTGCCAG atggaatctcgttgtgttggccagggtggagtacagtggcgcagtcctggctcactgcaacctctgcctactgg TGTATACTCTGA